The following nucleotide sequence is from Nocardioides eburneiflavus.
CGTGCGCGGCCGCACAGTCGCGCACGGCCCTGGCCGCCTCGGTCGCGTAGCCGCGGCGCCGCGCCTGCGGCAGGAGGTGGTAGCCGACCTCCACGTGCGGCGTGCCCTCGACGTCCTGGACCGTGAGGCCGCAGTCGCCGACCAGCGCGCCGTCTCGCGTCTCCACGACCCAGAGGCCGAAGTCGTGCTCGGCGTAGTTGCGCTCCTGCCACTCGATCCAGTCGACCGCGTCGTCGCGGGTGCTGGGCGGGCGGTCGCCCCGCATGGGATCGAAGGCGATGAGGAGCGCCGTGATCGCGTCGACGTCGTCGCCGGCCATCGTCCGGAACCGCAGTCGCTCGGTGGGCTCGGGCAGCACCGGTCAAGGCTAGTCGAGACGGGTTCCGGCGGGGGCGTCCTGCCCGACGTCTGCCCACACCTCGACCAGCTCGGCGAGGAGGTCGTCCCGGACGGTGGCGAAGCTCGCGACGGCGAACACCAGCTCGTCGCCGGTCTCGCTCGTGCCGGTGACCCGGGCCCGGAGCACTCCGCGCACCCCGTCGGCGACGAGGTCCTCGACCCGCAGGCGCTGGAACCCGGGGTAGTCGGCGTTGAGCCGGACCCAGCCCGCGCGGTCGAAGACCTCGCCGGTGTGCACCAGCCGACAGCTGAAGTCCGGGTGCAGCAGCGCGGGCAGTCCCTCCCAGTCGTGGGCGTCGATCACCGAGGCGAGGCGGGCGAGGAGGGTGGCAGCATCCATGGGCCCAGTGTCGGGCGGGGCACCGACAGCAGGCCGACAGTCAGGTCTCCAGGCAGAACTCGTTGCCCTCCGGGTCGGCCATCACAATGAGCTCGTCGTGCCGCGTGACGACGGTGGCGCCGAGGCGCACCAGCCGGTCGCACTCGGCCTTGAGGTCTCTCGGGGCGCGGAGGTCGAAGTGCTGCCGGTTCTTGGCGACCTTCGGCTCGGGCACCCGCTGGAACCAGAGACTGGGCCCACCCCACCCTGCGGGCTCGACCCAAGCGCGGTCCGGGGTGCTGTCCTCGTCGACGTTCGAGCCGAGGGCGCCCGCCCAGAACGCGGCTACCCGCAGCGGGTCCCGGCAGTCGAACGTCACCGACTTCACGAAGGAGGGCACGGGTCGACCGTACGCGGTGGACGTAGGGTCCGGCCGTCTCGGAGGGCAGGGAGGTCGTCCTCGACTTCTCGTTCTGGACCCGACGGATGCGCGACGACTATCGCGAGATCCTCGCTCCCACCGGGGTCGTGCCCGAGACGATCTACCTGGCGACCGATCGGGACACCGTCCTGAGGCGCATGCGGGCGAGGGCCGGCACCCACTCGGACGACTTCGTGCTCTCTGAAGACCTCGTCCGGCAGTACGTCGACCACTTCGAGCCGCCCACACCGGACGAGGGTCCGCTCACGGTTGTTCGGTAGCGACGGTCGTGCTGCGGGCTTGCACGGACACGCCTGTGGCCCCGCCGGTCATCGATCTGGCGGGGTGTGGGGCGGGGTCATCGTCGGCGGGGTCGCGGGATGCCGGGTGGGGCTGGCGACTCGCCGCGGACGAGCGGCTCGAGGTCGGTGGTGCCGGTGTGGTCGCGGCGGTAGCGGTGGCCGTGGGGGCTGGTCCACGCGAAGACGCCGGGCTCGACCATGGCGTAGCGCCAGGGTGAGTGGGTCTTGAGGCGGTGGTGGAACCGGCACAGGCAGGCGAGGTTGTCGGTCTGTGTCGGGAGGGGTTGGGGTCTGCCTTCTGCTTCGGCGTCGTGGTCGTAGGCGACGATGTGGTCGACGTCGCAGCGCCGTGCTGGTCTCGCACATCCGGGGAAGACACACGTGCGGTCGCGGAGCTGGACTTGTTCGCGGATGTCGGCGGGGACCTTGTAGGTCTGCGCGGTGAGGTGGGTGTTGAGGTCGATGACGGGCTTGATGGTGACCTCGGTGCGCGAGTCGGCGCACCAGGACTGGACCTGCTCGAGCAGGACCAGGCGCTGGCCGTTCTCCATCCGGCCGGTGGGACCGAACACCGTGGTGTCGCCGGAGAAAGACGCGTCGACGTGGGCGTGGATCACCACCGCACGGGCGGCCGGCAGGTGCGGCTCGTCGGCGTCGCCGCCGCCAGCGCCGGTGTCCTCCAGGTCGGCGCCGCCGCCGGCGAGATCCAGCGCGGTCTGCGTCCTGGCGAGGTCACCCAACGCTTTGGCGCGGCGCGCATCGAGTGGCAGCAGCGATCCGAGGGCGGCATGGGTGGCGGCGTGGTGGGCGACGGCGCGGTCGAGGTCGAGGGCGTCGGCGATGTCGACCTCGGCCTCGATCCGCAGGGTGCCGGCGTAGTGCACGTCCTCGGTGTCCACGGTGACGTGGCGCGGGTCGACGTGCAGGTAGCCGTCCTCGGGGTCCTGCGTGGGGTCGGCGGTCGCGAGGTCGTAGCGCCTGATGGTCTCCGCGACGAGCCGGTCGAGCTGCGCGGACCCGACCCGTCCGGCGACGGCGGCGACCTGCGCGTCGACGAACGCGGCCGCCTCGACCGTCAGGGGAGGGGTGGAGTGGATGGTGGTGTCTGCGACCGCGCGTGCCCGCCACGCCGGGCACCGCACCGGCGTGGACCTGAGCCCACAGCCGCGGCAGGCGG
It contains:
- a CDS encoding GNAT family N-acetyltransferase, with protein sequence MLPEPTERLRFRTMAGDDVDAITALLIAFDPMRGDRPPSTRDDAVDWIEWQERNYAEHDFGLWVVETRDGALVGDCGLTVQDVEGTPHVEVGYHLLPQARRRGYATEAARAVRDCAAAHGIEHLVAIIRPDNHPSQGVARNLGMQLERTAHVHGTDALVFGTWLAHP
- a CDS encoding nuclear transport factor 2 family protein — encoded protein: MDAATLLARLASVIDAHDWEGLPALLHPDFSCRLVHTGEVFDRAGWVRLNADYPGFQRLRVEDLVADGVRGVLRARVTGTSETGDELVFAVASFATVRDDLLAELVEVWADVGQDAPAGTRLD
- a CDS encoding VOC family protein yields the protein MPSFVKSVTFDCRDPLRVAAFWAGALGSNVDEDSTPDRAWVEPAGWGGPSLWFQRVPEPKVAKNRQHFDLRAPRDLKAECDRLVRLGATVVTRHDELIVMADPEGNEFCLET
- a CDS encoding HNH endonuclease signature motif containing protein → MRCPAWRARAVADTTIHSTPPLTVEAAAFVDAQVAAVAGRVGSAQLDRLVAETIRRYDLATADPTQDPEDGYLHVDPRHVTVDTEDVHYAGTLRIEAEVDIADALDLDRAVAHHAATHAALGSLLPLDARRAKALGDLARTQTALDLAGGGADLEDTGAGGGDADEPHLPAARAVVIHAHVDASFSGDTTVFGPTGRMENGQRLVLLEQVQSWCADSRTEVTIKPVIDLNTHLTAQTYKVPADIREQVQLRDRTCVFPGCARPARRCDVDHIVAYDHDAEAEGRPQPLPTQTDNLACLCRFHHRLKTHSPWRYAMVEPGVFAWTSPHGHRYRRDHTGTTDLEPLVRGESPAPPGIPRPRRR